From Prinia subflava isolate CZ2003 ecotype Zambia chromosome 20, Cam_Psub_1.2, whole genome shotgun sequence, the proteins below share one genomic window:
- the GPR119 gene encoding glucose-dependent insulinotropic receptor, giving the protein MAENCVGDALSLWCISYGAATASWALGAILAVLASLIIAANVLVAIVLLCHIQKSGSKGLCFVLNLALADAMVGFTVMGLAIDELSQPFHPSQKFCILRMAFVTSSCAASIMSLILIACDRHLAIRKPFHYFQLVTGLRVGLCLVGLWLVAAVIGFLPVFIPRFQRVSNHWKCSFFNVFQPSYMLTMFCFGFFPALFLFLYLYCDMLKIATVHVQHIQEVEQAGLGGSCPPPHASSDMKAMRTVAVLIGCFTLSWLPFFIASVVQMVCPECFPYKVIENFLWLLGLGNSLLNPLLYSYWQRDVQLQLSQLVAGVKKRVLFHLGRSHCFPGRNTKALPAVSCLELQD; this is encoded by the coding sequence ATGGCTGAGAATTGTGTTGGGGATGCGCTATCCCTGTGGTGTATCTCATACGGGGCAGCCACGGCCAGCTGGGCCCTGGGAGCcatccttgctgtgctggcctCGCTCATCATCGCCGCCAATGTGCTGGTGGCCATCGTCCTGCTCTGCCACATCCAGAAGAGCGGCTCCAAGGGGCTCTGTTTCGTCCTCAATCTTGCCTTGGCGGATGCCATGGTTGGCTTCACAGTCATGGGCCTGGCCATAGATGAGCTTTCCCAGCCCTTTCATCCTTCCCAGAAGTTTTGCATCCTGAGAATGGCTTTTGTGACCTCTTCCTGTGCTGCCTCCATCATGTCCCTGATCCTGATTGCATGTGACAGGCACCTGGCGATCCGGAAGCCTTTCCACTATTTTCAGCTGGTGACAGGCCTGCGGGTTGGGCTGTGCTTGGTGGGGCTCTGGCTGGTTGCTGCCGTCATCGGCTTCCTCCCGGTCTTCATCCCACGCTTCCAGAGGGTCTCCAACCATTGGAAATGCTCCTTCTTCAATGTCTTCCAGCCTTCCTACATGCTCACCATGTTCTGCTTCGGCTTCTTCCCTGcgctcttcctcttcctctacCTCTACTGTGACATGCTGAAAATTGCCACGGTGCATGTGCAGCACATCCAGGAggtggagcaggcagggctgggggggagCTGTCCCCCGCCCCATGCCAGCAGTGACATGAAGGCCATGCGCACGGTGGCCGTGCTCATCGGGTGCTTcaccctctcctggctgcccttCTTCATCGCCAGCGTTGTGCAGATGGTCTGCCCCGAATGCTTCCCCTACAAAGTCATCGAGAACTTTCTCTGGCTGTTGGGATTGGGCAACTCCCTCCTGAACCCACTGCTCTATTCCTACTGGCAGAGGGAcgtgcagctccagctctcccagctggttGCAGGTGTGAAGAAGAGGGTCCTGTTCCACCTGGGCCGCAGCCACTGTTTCCCTGGCAGAAACACCAAGGCTCTtcctgctgtgtcctgcctggagctccaggaCTGA